In Cystobacter fuscus DSM 2262, the genomic stretch GGGCGTCCAGCGTGTGCCCGAGCACCATGGCCACCACGGCCAGGCCGCGGGCCGCGTCGAGCCCGGGATGACGGGGCGAGGGCGTACGCAGATCGAAGAGCGAGGTGCCAGGTCGGGTCACGGCGCCCGATCATAGAGGCAAGTTCCCCGCTCGTCTCGAAAACCGCGGCCCTTCCTCCCTCCCCAGGCTGGCGTGGGCTCCTGCGCGATGGTGTCATGGCGCGAATGCGCCCGCTCGTGAGTCGACTCGCCGTGCTGCCCCTGTTGCTGTCCGTGTCGTTGTTCGCGCCCCTTCCCGCCTGGAGCCAGGTGGGGGAGAGCCCCAAGCCGGACCCCTGGTTCTCCTCGGACAAGGCGGCGCACTTCGCGCTGAGCGCGGGGCTGGCGGGCGCGGGCTACGCGGGGGGCGCGCTCCTCTTCGATGCGCCCGAGGCCCGCTGGCTCACGGGCGCGGGGCTGACGCTCGGCGTGGGGGTGGCCAAGGAGTTCTTCGACGCGGGGCGGGGGAGCATCTTCTCCTGGAAGGATCTCACCTGGGACGTGCTGGGGATGGCCACCGGGTTGTCGCTGTCGTGGGCCGTGGAGCGGCTCTTCTTCCCGCGCGGGGCGGGGGAGCGGGGCGTGGCCATGGGGCCTGTCCGGGAGCCTGCCCTCCGGGTGGACGGGGCAGGGCTCCCGGCAAGGATGCGCTTCACCCTGGCCCTGTCGTCCGGTGGGCGGGGCCATCCCCAAGGAGGGTCGGGTAATGGTAGGAGTAGGACAGTTCCCGTGGTGCTGTTCTTGATGGGAGGTTGGTAGATGAAGCGCAATCGGCTCTGGCTGGGCGTGGGACTCTTGTCCCTGGGTGCCCTCTCCACTTCTTGCAGCAAGGAGGCCCCCGCGCCCCAGGCCGCGCCGGCCCCCACCGCCGCGCCCCCGGCCGCGCCGGCCCCCACCGCCGTGGCGCCGGAGCCCCCACCGCGGATGGCCTACGCGAAGCTCGTCTCCTTCTTCCGCCCCTCGGCCTCCCAGGCCGCCGTGGCGAAGAAGGACACCCCGGAGCGCATCGCCCTGGGGCGCATGCTCTTCTTCGAGCCGCGCCTGTCGAAGAACCACGACATCTCCTGCAACACCTGCCACGACCTGGCCTCCTTCGGCGTGGACGGCAAGGCCACGTCCCCGGGACACAAGGGGCAGATGGGCAACCGCAACTCGCCCACCGTCTTCCACGCCGCCGGCCACATCGCCCAGTTCTGGGACGGCCGCGCCGCCACCCTGGAGGAGCAGGCCGCGGGGCCCATGCTCAACCCGGCGGAGATGGCCATGCCCAGCGAGAAGCACGTGCTGGCCACGCTCAACTCCATTCCCCAGTACGTGAAGGCCTTCAAGACGGCCTTCCCGGGGGACAAGAAGCCCGTGAGCGTCACCAACGTCGCGCGCTCCCTGGCCGCCTTCGAGCGCGAGCTGCTCACCACCGCTCGCTTCGACAAGTACCTCGCCGGCGACGAGCAGGCCCTGAGCGAGCAGGAGCGGCGCGGGCTCAACCTCTTCGCCGGCTCCGGCTGCACCACGTGCCACAACGGCCCCTCCGTGGGCGGCACCTCCTTCCAGAAGCTCGGCCTCATCGAGGACTACCCCACCGAGGACAAGGGCCGCTTCGACGTGACGAACGACGAGGAGGACATGCACAAGTTCCGCGTGCCCACCCTGCGCAACGTGGAGAAGACCGGCCCCTGGTTCCATGACGGCTCGGTCAAGGACCTGGCCACCGCGGTGCGCCTCATGGGCAAGCACCAGCTCGGCATGACCCTGAGCGACTCCGAGGTGGACGACATCGTCGCCTTCCTCAAGAGCCTCACCGGCGAGCTGCCCGGGCCCGATCTGCTCGCGCCCCCGGAGCTGCCGCCCAGCACCGCCAGCACCCCCAAGCCGGATCCCACCTAAAGACTCGCCTCTTGGGCCAGGGAGCATTAGGAAGGCGGCGCCATGCTCACTCTGCTCTTCAAGGCCCACTCCGGCCTGCGCTACCTGGTCCTCCTCATGGGGCTCGTCGCCCTCGCCTACTTCGTCTACGGGTTCGCCACGAAGCGCCCCGTGGACAAGAAGGTGCGCATCCTCGGCTCCAGCTTCGCCGGCCTGCTCGACACGCAGATCCTCCTGGGCCTCGTGCTGCTGGGCGCCGGCTGGCCCTTCCAGCCCATGCTCTGGGGCCACCTGACGCTCATGCTGCTGGCGGCCGTGCTGGCCCACGTCCTGCTCGTCATCAACCGCAAGCGCCCCCAGCCCGGCTTCCTCCTGCCGCTCATCGCCGTGGGCGGCGCCCTGCTGCTCGTCGTCGGGGGCATCCTCGCCATCGGCCGCGGCGTGTTCGCCTCCACCTCCCTCGGTGGGTGACACGATTCTTCCCTGTCGAAGGATGTCACCTCCCGTGCGGGGCTGTGCACCCGGGGGCCATTGCCTTCCATGCTGGCTCCGGATGAGTTGATACTTGCCGCGGGTGGCCAGGAGTACTTTCGGGAAGAGCTCCGCGCGGAGAGTGGACCCGCCTGTTGGACGAAGGGGTGTTCCCCATGGGTAGCGAAGCCGATACTGGAGTCTCGATGATGCTCGGCTCGGAAGAGGAGTTGCAGGCGCGTCTGGCCCTCACGGGACCGGGGGACGTGGCGCGTGGCATCTTCATGAACAGCCTGTTGGACCTGCTGCGCCAGTTCGGCGACGAGGAACTGCTGCACCAGTGCCTCGCGCTGGGCGGCGAGCAGCGCTTCCTGGAGTTCTTCAACTACCCGCTGAGCACCTGGCTGAAGATGGCCTACCCCGCGGCGCGGCGCATGAGCGAGAAGTACGGGGACTTCTCGGCGGCCATGTGGGAGATGGGCTACCAGGCCTCCAAGGCCTTCTACGCCTCGAGCGCCGGAAAGGTGCTGGTGCTGCTGGCGCGCAATGATCCCCTTCGGCTGCTCAACAACATGCCCTCCACCACGCACGCGGTGCTGGGGGACAACACGGGCATCGATCAGATGAAGCGCACGGGCCAGTCGCACGGCATCCTCTCCTACAAGCGCGACCTGGTGCCCCGCCCGTTCAACGAGGGCGCGCTGCACGCGTCGCTCGAGGCCGTGGGCGCCAAGGAAGTGTCGGTGCATGCGCGCGCGCTGGGACCCTACGATACGGACTACGAGCTGTCCTGGTCGTGACCAGGGGCAGGCACACCGCATGGCCGACAAGCGCCGCTTCGATCTCTTCGCCCAGTTCCTCGTCGAGCGCTTCACCGCCCCGCGCATCTTCGACATCGCCGGAGGACAGGGCCGTCTGAACGAGGCCCTGTCGCGGCTGGGCCGCACCGTCACCACGTTCGACTCGCGGCACAAGCACCTGCCCGTGCGCTACGAGCAGCGGATGTTCACGCTCGACGAGCCGTGTGAGTGCGACCTGCTCGTGGGCATGCACCCGGATGGGGCCACGCGCATCATCATCGAGTACGCGGCGAAGCACCGGCTGCCCTTCGCCGTGGTGCCGTGCTGCTCGGACAACGGCATGCCCTACAACCCCTGGCGGCGCTTTCTGGCGGACCTGGCGCGCGAGCAGGGCTTTCCCTCGGTGGAGGAGCACGCGCTGCCCATGGACGGCCGCGCCCGGATCGTCCTCGGCGACTTCGGCCCCTCAGCCCGGCAACCACGCGCTGGCCCTCAGTAGCCCGCCCGCCACCCGGCGCGCCGTGGCCACGCGCCGCTGGAGCGCCGGCCTCCCCCGCGCCTCCACCGTCCAGTCGAAGTCCCGCAGCCGGGCGAGGAAGTCCTGGCGCACGCAGCCCTCGAGGCTGAAGACGTGTACGTCCTCCGTCCACCGCCGCGCCAGGCGCAAGTCCCGCGCGAGCTCCTCCCAGTCCAGCGCGGGCACCTCGATGAGGCCCGGCACGTCCACGCCGCCTCCGGTGACGCCCACGCCCACGGCGTGCGCCTGGGGGCCATAGCTCTCCAGCAACTCCGGGCCATAGGGGCGCACGAAGCTCGTGTAGAGCATCAACACCTCGCGGTCGGAGGGCACGTCGAGCACTCCGGTGAGCCGCTGCAGCAGCGTGGAGCGCGCCTGGCGCTCGTCCACGATGAAGGGCAACTGGTAGCTGTCCACCCGGTAGCCGTCGCCCCGGATGCGCTCCACCAGGGCGCGGTAGCTCGCCCGGGCCTCGCGCAACCTGCCTCCTCGCGCGAGCCGGGGTAGCAGCGCTGGCAACAGACGCCAGCGGTTGTCCAGAGCGCGCTGCATGTCGCGGATGTCCGGCTCGATGTCCAGGCCCACGCCGTCCCAGACGAGGCCCTCGGTGACGGTCCAGGCGCGCCAGTCCGCGTAGCGCCCGGCGGCCTGGGCCGCGTTGCCCTGGTGGAACCAGTAGCCCTGGTCCTTGGGCAGGAGTTGCCAGGCGATGACGGGCACGCCCGCCGCGTTCAACCGCCGCACCACCCCGGCGCGCTCGGGGCCCAGGTCGAGCACCCCGAGGCTCACGCTGGCGCGCAGGGCCTGGAGGTGCTCGAGGACGGACGGGGAGGCGAAGAGCGCCGTGAGCGGCCCGGCCTCCAGCTCGCAGAAGAAGGTGAGGCGGGCGGGGCCGGGCGTCGTCACGGGAGGGGCTCCCCGGGGTCTCAGCCGCGCGCGGCGCGGGCCAGTTGGACCTTGGTGGCCTTGGGCGCCTCGGACTCGCCCTTCATCCAGCTCTTCATCTCCGGGACGACCTTCTTGCTCCAGTTGCGGCTGGCGCGCACCTGGAGGAAGGCCACCACCAGCGCGTCCACCATGCCGGAGAGCTGCTCGGTGAGGTAGAGCCGCTCGAGGAGCTGATCATCCTCCTCCTCCGTCATGAGCTCCGGCAGCTTCGCCGCGCGGATGTCGAGGAACTCCGCGTCCAGCGTCACCTCGTACACCTTCTCGCCGTGGGTGAAGCGCAGCCGGGCCTGGTGCACGAGCAGCCCGCGGTCCAGCGAGTGGCGCACGTTCTCGGAGTAGGGCGCGAGCGTGCCCTTGGCCATCATCTCCGTCACGTCCCCGTTGACGCCGCGCAGCGTGCAGCGGCCCGTGTAGAGCACCTCCAGCCCCGTGCCCTCGAAGTCCACGAGCGCGCCGCCCGACTCCGAGCGCCACAAGAGCCAGGTGAGGAACTCGCGGCCGAGATAGGCCCGGCCCCGCAGGAGCTGTTCCCGGGCCTTGTCGCGCTCGACCTGGGCCTCGTCCCGCGTCTCCTCCTCGGTGGCTCCGCCGTCGACGCCCGTGTCACCCCTCATGAACGCCGCTTCGATTCGTGCCTGCTCACGCGTCGCCATGGCTCACCTCGCTGCTCTCGATC encodes the following:
- a CDS encoding cytochrome-c peroxidase, producing MKRNRLWLGVGLLSLGALSTSCSKEAPAPQAAPAPTAAPPAAPAPTAVAPEPPPRMAYAKLVSFFRPSASQAAVAKKDTPERIALGRMLFFEPRLSKNHDISCNTCHDLASFGVDGKATSPGHKGQMGNRNSPTVFHAAGHIAQFWDGRAATLEEQAAGPMLNPAEMAMPSEKHVLATLNSIPQYVKAFKTAFPGDKKPVSVTNVARSLAAFERELLTTARFDKYLAGDEQALSEQERRGLNLFAGSGCTTCHNGPSVGGTSFQKLGLIEDYPTEDKGRFDVTNDEEDMHKFRVPTLRNVEKTGPWFHDGSVKDLATAVRLMGKHQLGMTLSDSEVDDIVAFLKSLTGELPGPDLLAPPELPPSTASTPKPDPT
- a CDS encoding TIGR02265 family protein — translated: MGSEADTGVSMMLGSEEELQARLALTGPGDVARGIFMNSLLDLLRQFGDEELLHQCLALGGEQRFLEFFNYPLSTWLKMAYPAARRMSEKYGDFSAAMWEMGYQASKAFYASSAGKVLVLLARNDPLRLLNNMPSTTHAVLGDNTGIDQMKRTGQSHGILSYKRDLVPRPFNEGALHASLEAVGAKEVSVHARALGPYDTDYELSWS